Part of the bacterium genome, GTAAAAATCAATCAACACCGGTTTTTTTGAACGGGTTAAAGAATCAAAACTATCGCGACTCATGCCGTCGTGTTCTGATGTAGTCGTTTTGGGATATCCCGCTGCTCGCCAGCTTATAAATCCTCCATCCAATTCATACACACGCTTAAAGCCCTTTTTGATCAAGCCGCGTCGCGCACCGGTACTTCGCCCTCCGACAGAACAATATAATAATATCGGTTTTTCTGGATCCCACCGGTCGGCGCGGTATTCAAATAACCCCATGTTGGCCCAGTTGATATTTTCGGCACCGGGAATATGACCGGACAGGTATTCTTTGCGTGTTCGTACATCGATCAATAAAGCATCTGGACTTTTTTTGATACTATCCGCAAATGCAGATGTCGAAAGAAATGCTGCGTTTTGAAATTCCTTTTTTTCTGCACACGATGTCAGTACCAACGAGATCATAAATATCAGAAATAATTTTTTTTCAACACTACAATAAAGCATAGATAAAAAGTTTAATTTCAATGATATCATCATATCAATTTATATTTGACGCTCACAGAACACAAGAGAAAAGACAGATATCAATCGAATATCAACGTGATTTATAAAAACTTTTCACGTAAAATGCACACGCTACCCTACATATTTATGCGGTTTATTAGTGTTAGTATTTTGACGGTAAAGTTTTCTCGGAATGTCCGATTTTAGGTATTGATTTGCTTCACCATGTGTATTATTTTTTTACTGTAGCACAATTCAAAAAACGTATCCGTTCTCGTCGAATGTTCTCGTCGAATGTTCTCGTCGAATGTTCTCGTCGAATGTTCTCGTCGAATGTTCTCGTCGAATGTTCTCGTCGAATGTTCTCGT contains:
- the traF gene encoding conjugal transfer protein TraF, giving the protein MISLVLTSCAEKKEFQNAAFLSTSAFADSIKKSPDALLIDVRTRKEYLSGHIPGAENINWANMGLFEYRADRWDPEKPILLYCSVGGRSTGARRGLIKKGFKRVYELDGGFISWRAAGYPKTTTSEHDGMSRDSFDSLTRSKKPVLIDFYTLNCSPCRQMEPIIHEIADMNSFDVVTINIDEHPLIADTLHIHTVPTFHIYKNNRLTWSHIGRVSKEKLLEELRP